The Gouania willdenowi chromosome 3, fGouWil2.1, whole genome shotgun sequence genome includes the window TCACATTTTAGTGTGTGGGAAATATCAAGCCATATCTGAACAGCAAGTTAACCTTTGGAAGGGAAGTACCGGTAATTAGTTAGGACTTTATCTGACTCAACACTTGGATTAAAGCATATTTAAGCATCAGTTGCTGAAGGAAAGAAAGCTTTAAACCAGCTTAAGGTTGATGAGCTGGCAGAGTAATTTCATGCATGGAATGAGTGCTGGTTGGCTCGGTACAAGTGCTTGAGGGTCCTAACAATGCTTCTGAATGGTGACAGGACACCTATGCTGACCACTGGGTTAATGTTTTTATCGACATGGGATGTCATGCACTGGGCAATACAGTATTTTGCAAAGAAACCTTCAGTGTATATTTGGCTTCTTCAAGCATCCAGGGCCGTGCGATGCTTGAAGAACACCAATCTGTAAAGGCTCCACTtcacaaataaagaggaaccaggtggtatgtaatggcaaagggtagctttaataggcagaatgtggcaaacaattgtGAAAAAGTACGGTAACAAAACAAGTGGTGTTTATTAGGCAAGAATctgcttatttggatgaaaagtggcacagaaaattaaaggaaagacaaaaaattgatcaaagtgtcaaaaaaatggacaaaaaaataggaaaaaaatatgtattggcaaaaggtagctaaagtgtTCTGAAGAAACGTGTCAGAACCCTGTGAAAAGCGGCAACATTTTGTcaaaggaaattgaaaaatggccaaagaaaaatataaaatgggttaaaacatGTTGTAAGGTTTTCTGAggaaataattcaaatgaagacataaagagccacatgttgagcatttcactgacttaataacggcatctacatggtgtcctctgataatgtaaTGCTGAGTCCCACTCCATCCTTTTTTCACTCTTGAACAAGACCttgaggtacttgaactcctccacttggggcaTACTATATGTGGAAACACTACATGGTCTCAAAACTTTTGCAGATGTAATGCAATTGGTTGTTTAAGCAAAAGCCAGTTGTAGCAGAGTGCTTAATAGTGTGTTGAATTAtagaataaaaaccaaaaactgtCTGGGAAATAAACTTAATTCTCTGTCTCGTAGTTAAGATGACACTAAATATTCGATTTCCAATTTTTCTTTGACAGGAGCAGGGATTCACAAAGAAGACAGTCCTTTTCTTAACAGTTCAGACTCTGCCAGCAAGAAGAATGACTTCTATGACAAGAACTTGGCACTATTTGAGGTTTGAGTTCCTTCCAAGAATTCTAtccaaaaataacttgaaataATTCATGAAATATATGCTACAAAAATCTCTTTGATCTCTTTTACTAGGAAGAGCTGGACATCAGGCCAAAGGTTTCGTCTCTTCTCAGCCGCTTGGTCAACTACACCAACATCACACAAGGAGCCAAGGAGCATGAAGAGGAGGAGAGTGCTCAGGCCTCACGAAGGAAGACCCCCAAGGTCAGCGCAGAAACACTGCTTCATTGTTTTAGTCATGGAGTGCACAGTTTTCTGCTAGCTCACCCCCTGACTCCAGTACCAAATTATTAAAGTCTGCTGATTGAATGTGTGCCTTTATATGCTCAGCAGTTAGACTGCTGTTCTGTATGAGCAAGCAACAAGCTGATAACGTGATTGAATGACCTTTAAATAGCACATCAATCCATGCTGTTGATCAATAGACTCGTTTCCTGAAATGGCGAGTTCAATAGTGCCCCTCTCACTTTGTCCACCCTCCTGTCTATCTCtctttctgtctgtctctcATCCCAGTCTCCAAACATGGGTACTCTGATGGGTGTGTACTTGCCGTGTCTTCAGAACATTTTTGGCGTCATTCTTTTCCTGCGTCTCACATGGATCGTGGGCATGGCTGGCATCATTCAGTCCCTCCTGATTGTCCTCATGTGCTGCTCGTGTGTTAGTatttgcacacaaacacatcgtTCCAATCCATTTCACTAACTATTTTATGCTGCTAATGTAGgaaaataaatattgcaggACACAGCCCAATTCTGAAACAGTCCTTCAAATTACTTTCGTAACTTGGGGTCATGTGTTCTTTTGTATGCAAAAAAGTTGTGTATGCCGTCATTTCTTTACACTTGGTATGTTTACTTAATGCTACAATTTCCCCTCAAACTTTCTTAATGTATCATATTTCAGCAGCTTTACAAGAAGATCTTAGTTGgggctgtaaaataaaaattgaaaattaaaatcaGATAAAGTTTACGccataaaacatttttctgtaaACAATATTAGTCTGATAGCTACAGTCAGTTGAGCTGTGACCAGTGCAGCtaaagtcaaacaaaacaagctagctAGTTAGCATCTAACAGCacaaattgttacattttgttggtagtagttttgttttgttttttgtttgtacatGTCTGCCTTGGTCTTATTCTACATATTAACAATCAGTTAACTATTTTGCTCTTTGAAAATGTTCGAATGCAAATGTTAGCTTAACCAAATTGGCCATAAGATTTTGTAGGTGAGTGATTTTAATTTAGCCTTGTGATAGACTGCACCCTGTCGAGGGTGTAACCCATCAAGCACCAAATGTAGGACAACGGTGTATTGgaaaacacattaacacattaaaaacactaaCACTGTTTGGTAACATAAGCAAGGCAGGATTTCAATACTACTTAGAGtcatctagtttttttttttttcctttttgttgtgTAACCAATTAGTCAACTCATTTTAGGCTAATACTCGTTAACATCTGAGAAGCAGAACAGTATTAAAATGGTTCTTTCTTGTTTTAGCCCTCAGAGCTTCCTAAATTCTAAACCATTTCTACATTACATTCCCATTAATATAACAGctataattagggatgtaacgattcactcaactcccgatacaattcgattcacgatactggattcacgatacggttctctcacgatttattctacaaaatgggactgtagtcaaatgatgactgaaaaatattcttttattttttttttgggaaaaaagaaaatactgtattatttttcttttatttttcattgtcaaaagaatcccttgataaactattcaaaacaatgcaatttaactaaaaataaattgtgaatgaaataaataaaggaataatacaaatgaagaagaaatctattaatttaaattctggttctatagtaaacaatgcaaagagaagggataaatatatagcgccctctgctgtttaaaaaacttTGTCAATACTTCAGCAGTTGGCTGTATCAGATCTGCATTTTCCCATTTTCTTTGCTTActttttgaaattgtttgtctttgttttttacagacAATGTTAACAGCCATATCTATGAGTGCAATTGCTACAAACGGTGTAGTTCCAGGTAAACCTCCGAAACCGTGCAGTCCTTCTGTTCAGATCACTTTAAAAGTCtcattatatattgtttttttattggtcTTGTGTAGCTGGCGGGGCGTACTTCATGATTTCTCGCTCCCTTGGCCCAGAGTTTGGAGGAGCCGTGGGGCTCTGCTTCTACCTTGGCACCACCTTTGCATCTGCTATGTACATACTGGGAGccattgaaatatttttggtcagtttttttttttttttgtcctctttGTAGCTTAATATATAAATTTATTGTCCATTCATTGTACTAGAATGGATGAGAAGCTACATAAATCATAGGCATCAGTTTGATTGCAAGTCAACATGCTTGGatataaattgatttatattgtatattattgaAATATGTAGGGTGCTAAACCTCTGaaaatttgtgttatttgtagatgaaactaatattttttgtggAGGGAAAAATTTGCAGTAGCTTTTGGAGGTGATCACAGCAGAAATGAGTAAACTAAAAATATGGTTTGAGTTAAATAAATTGTCattaaatttaaacaaaagtaAACGTATACTGTTTGGAAAATGCTAAATAATTACACAAGTACAACTAATGATAAATTAGGTTGAAATAGAAAGAGTGGGTGATTCTTGATCACAAAATCTGCTGGAAACCCCATATAAAACATATGAGAGCGAAAGTAGCATGGAGCATTGGAGTGATGGTGAAAGCAAGGCATGTCTTGAATGAtagagaaaatgtaaaaaaaaaaaaaaaaaagtacatgaatGAAAAAGGATAATGTAAATCTCGTAGATGTTTATGGCGCCtgctgattttgttttgttagtttttttgttttgtttttcttaatagctggatttaagtatttatttgtattgtccaTTTGGTTTATTTCATGTGACTTTGCAGTTGTTAATGGTGAAGAATGGGGGTAGGAGTTGACAAGCCTAGGCTTCTTCCTATTCCTTGTCGAACTAATCAATGTGTTAATATTGAAAtggccttttttattttaattttatagagatttgtttgtttgttttaattttcatcaatattttcattttttcaaattgtgtTGATTAATATATGCATTCTAACAACACTTGTGACTGTATCCTCTTTATAGAAATACTTGGTCCCTCAGGCAGCCATCTTTCACGCCACAGATCCTGGCAGCAGTGACAGTGCCATGTTGAACAACATGCGAGTCTACGGCTCTCTGTGCCTGAGCCTGATGGCTGTGGTAGTTTTTGTTGGAGTCAAATATGTTAATAAGTTGGCCTCTCTTTTCCTCGCCTGTGTCATTATCTCCATTGTGTCGATCTATGCCGGAGCACTCAAATCCATCTCTCATCCACCAGAGTTCCCGTAAGTCTTCCTAAACTGCACAAATAGCAAAAGAAACTGCGATATAATTGGTAATAAATAATGCATATTTCTGTTTATTACttaatttgtttgtgtttttaattgttaatacaTTTCTGTCATTATTCTCAAACCAACGACATTGTCACGGAGCGGTTTAAACTGCAAATGATCTTATAAAATTCAATGACAATGTGCATGAATAATTCTCAGCCATCTGTTGTTAATGATAGTACAGGAAATGATTATGATAATGTTAGTGGGCGATGTAATGATGATTCTCATCATAACGTTTTGATTATGCTATCACCGTAGGATCTGCATGTTGGGAAACAGGACGCTGGTCAGGGATAGCTTCGATGTGTGCGCCAAAACTGTAATAAAGGGCAACATCACAGAACCGAGCCAGCTGTGGGAGCATTTCTGCCTGCCAGGGAACATGAGCACTGCTCAGTGTGATGACTACTTCATCCAGAATAATGTGACAGAGATACAGGGAATTCCTGGCCTGAGCAGTGGGATTATAAAAGGTAAACTTTCAGGGGACACCCCTTCAGAACTGTTGTctttaatgttaattttaggTATGTCTGTAGCTGTTTACTGAAAGGTCCAGTATAATGCTATTGTTTTACACATCTCCAgctgttctaagaactccaacaacatagtatttcaagtttattttgacaaactcagagcgctcctaaaaacaggctgttttttgtgccttcatGCACATGCATGAGTAGGCTTCAGCgtatgtgtttatcacagaagtaggagagtaaatcattaacagtcttccttctcctgtTTACTAGTCTGACCACAGaactagtccatttaagatgatagtccattATTTTATCCAACCGCTGCGTCagattgggtcacaaacatgtcagatcatcccataaaagcgATACAAGGCAATATAACGGATGCTGAAAATGGAACTGGTTGTGACCACTTGTGCTGCGCTGCAAGGAAGTAAACTCTACattatcagctgagtcagctgattCAAACACTCATGAGCTGCTACACTGCTTTctgctcctcctcacctcttctaccacaggaatagtccatttaagacgatagtccattgttttgtccaactgctgcgtcACATTGGGTCCCAAACACGTGAAATCATCCCATAAAGATGAAACAAACAGgtataacagctactaaaattgaaactgattgtgagtgctCCTCGCTGCATCTATATATtagattatctatatactgaacgtaaatatattaactgtaacatcaacctgcctttgctatgtttgttttagctgtgaggtagtttgagagggaggagctcacattctagtagggtaggaggagccaggattgtcagttTCTCACGTCAcaagagaaaaatccaactcgctcgtttagagctgactttttacaaaatgtggaaaaacaagggagggaggaaactgaactttttcaactttggccctctgaatgaggctaaagaagTGTATATCACCgtaacaaaaccattataaagtgattttttttaataatactgcccctttaaaataattttagttatgtctttttttcttttaaagctcTGTCCTGACAAATAATTTCCTAAATCTCACAGATATCTGTTTTTTCTCCTGCAGAAAATATGTGGAGTGACTATATGCAAAAAGGAGAGATCTTAGAAAAGGTTGGCCTTTCCTCGGTCGATGCTCATGGTAGCGTGGAAACCTTTTTCATGTACGTGTCAGCAGACATCGCCACATCGTTCACACTTCTGGTCGGGATATTCTTCCCATCTGCAACAGGTAACACCTATGAACCTGTCatgcaacagaaaaaaacaaaactaaacttCAAATGTAAGGCCTCTTTATATTTAGAGTTTTCCCTTAAAGACCTGCCACTCGGGGGAAAATTCATATCATGCCTTGAtgagtaagacacgcccactcatgcagcCACTCAGTCCTGGCAGTAACATAGCACTGTCTTCTCAACTACTACATACAATATACAGCCCCACAGACACTATATTACTGACAAACATTCCCTGCTCGACTTCCGCCATAATCCGCTCCACagatgtgtaaagagtactgataaatcctactcaagtagaagtactgttacttgattgaaattgtactctagtacaagtaagtcattgataaaatactcaagtataagtaaaaagtagctcaattaaatagtactcaaagtataagttactagttactttcacccccccacgtatttttggtgataaatcttgccacggttcccttacatacagtaaacatctcatgtataaactcataaaaggaagaaaccaaatcttgcacaattggaacctaatttatttaatacaaaggcatctgtataaaataaaagctttgtcaaaatgtgcaatttagaaaaaaattagataaataacaccaatgaaatcaattcagaataaaataaatatcaggttctgagtatagctacatttatgaactctaaatttgagaaaataacctccatttaatactgtttttttgtggtgcattacatttaatctgattggtcggctatgatgcaATGCATTTGATtggttgtctggttatttcactTCTGTGtagtgagtatttgtaatccattactttcacctgtgcCCCTCCAAATAAACTCAGCCAATGGctttattaaattgtaatagccagtgTTCAATCCTTACAGGGCAGTGACTCGGACATTTTACAacgaaaaatgcaaaatgaaaatacttttattaaaatgttaacAGTTGTACGAGGATCGAtcaatacccaaatacatatgtattcagaagaaaaaagtgggttgtggggtttagttactctttaacctATTGGTGCCACAGCATTTACAGAGGtggattttgttttgtgtgattagaaagatgcacaaaatggagaaacaaaaaaaatcttaagCGAGTATCTGATTGCAAAGATGTCTTTATTGTCCTTATATACAGTACAAGGTATTACATTTGGTAATGCCATCATATAGAGATTAATTACAAGCCATAAAGCAGGGTGGTATGAATATCAGTGGTTTGAGTAAAGGCcttgaaatgtaattgtttcATCTTACCaattttttaattctaattcCTTGACGTTTTGAATATTTTCATATCCAGCCAGCAGATGGCATTGTTGTACCGTTTGGAATGTTCTTATATCTGCTCTCCTCTCTAACATGCAGGTATCATGGCAGGATCCAACAGATCTGGTGACCTCAAAGATGCCCAGAAGTCCATTCCTGTTGGAACTATCTTAGCTATCGCCACTACTTCACTAGTTTGTATCCTTACCTAGCATCAGTGATTACTACTATGAATATGAATGAATGCTGAATGGAAATACATCGTGTTACTTGCTTGGGCTCCTTGACTTTTATTGTTGAGATTTCAGTTCTGTTGTCCTGTTTGGATCCTGCATAGAAGGGGTAGTTCTGAGAGACAAGTAAGTCATTTGAGTCTTGTGTCTGACTATCATTTActggaaatgttttattattgtaaaaagaaatgaaatcatGAGCCTCCGTTGCCAGGTTTGGAGATGCAGTGAGAAAAAACCTGGTTGTGGGGACTCTCTCCTGGCCTTCACCCTGGGTTATTGTCATTGGTTCCTTCTTTTCCACTGTTGGAGCGGGACTGCAATCCTTAACCGGGGCTCCAAGGCTCCTTCAGGCTATTGCCAAGGACAATATCATTCCTTTCCTGAGGGTGGGACACTGCACACTGATAATGTTACATTCTTAAACTGTGACAGAGATAAGTGGACACACTGTAAATTAGTTATTTACCACTTCTTTTTATCAAAAACATCATACATCTAGCTGTTATCTTATTACTTGAAGTATATTTAAAGGTTGAACACATGcaaacaacattttgtgtaatgTGCTCCATGCATTTGCGTTAGTTAATATTTGATTTACAGTTTAATTTGATTATTAAACAGCGCCAAATTGAATATTATTTGCATAGCGTCATACTAAGTTTAAAATGTTCTTCCTTCAGGTGTTTGGTCATGGAAAAAGCAATGGGGAGCCGACCTGGGCGCTGCTGCTGACTGGTCTCATTGCTGAGCTGGGAATCCTGATTGCCTCATTAGATATGGTGGCTCCTATCCTTTCCATGTACGACcttatatacacatacactgttggtacattactttttttttattttttataaaagctGGTTAGTGACCAAGTGGTTCATTTTTATctggtttatttcaaaatgttatgCCAAATTGCacaataatttagtttttatacTGCAACTGTATAATTCCTTAAGTatgatgtataatatatatgtatttaatttatttttcaggttCTTCTTAATGTGCTACCTTTTTGTAAACTTAGCTTGTGCGGTTCAGACCCTCTTACGGACACCAAACTGGAGACCAAGGTTCAGATATTACCATTGGTGAGTAAGTAACCACTGGTAAAGAAGCTGATAAATATTATGTATCTTTTTTCCCCCATtaatttatatagtttttgtattattattattattattattattattattattattattattattattattattattattattattattattattattattattttatttacagagcAATAACATttagaacaacaacaagaacagaaGGGACAACACATCTCATGACAGAACTATAAAATGCAATAACATAAAAACATCATTGCTCTCACACAAAAGTTCttgataaatgtatttttcagatttgagTGTTATATAATTTTAGGCCTAAAAGTTTTATTGCCATCTGTactaattttcctcaaatactGTATGTCAAATTGTATATCTTTCATGAACCATTTTGTAGTCAAGGTCTTCTTACATGCCACTAACAACACTCTTAACAGGTATATTTATGAGTCTTTGCACATTTATTATGTTCTAATTCAAAGAGGTACATAATGTACATTATGTATGTTACATACATTATCAAAGCTGTTTTATCTATCCCCTATATGAGGAAATTATAAAAGGAACTTACCTTTTGGTTGCCCCTATTTATACAAGTTAATACctaaataaatgtatgtgtCACACTCACAGGGCTCTGTCATTCCTTGGCATGAGTATGTGCCTAGCTTTAATGTTCATCTCCTCCTGGTACTATGCCATTGTGGCCATGGTCATTGCTGGGATGATCTACAAGTACATCGAGTACCAAGGGTATGTTTTCAGCCAAATCGGCAGCAGTGGTTGTCTTTTGTCTCATTTGGAAATGTGAGGATCTGGGTATTCCATTGAACAATAGTGCATTATTTTGGTATTGACTTATCTCATTCACTCCTAAACCCAACCAGAGCTGAGAAGGAGTGGGGAGACGGTATCAGAGGACTGTCCCTCAGTGCTGCACGCTACGCCCTACTACGACTCGAAGTTGGACCTCCACACACTAAGAACTGGAGGTAACTATATAATCACAGGTGATGCCTATAGTGAACCCTCATGCAACATATTTTGGATTTAgacattttattctgaaattctGTCATTTAGCTGTTGAGTAATCACAGgctttaatgttaaatattgatcACATAAGTGATTTTTAACTACTGTGAGAGACTTGTTTTGCCATGCTGTCCTACTTATTCAGGTTTCTTCCCTTgtctctattattattattattattattattattattattattattattat containing:
- the slc12a4 gene encoding solute carrier family 12 member 4, with the translated sequence MPHFTVVPVKDQAPSCYDSLEGINWVDYRDTGQEAPDHHDTVSSDGAGIHKEDSPFLNSSDSASKKNDFYDKNLALFEEELDIRPKVSSLLSRLVNYTNITQGAKEHEEEESAQASRRKTPKSPNMGTLMGVYLPCLQNIFGVILFLRLTWIVGMAGIIQSLLIVLMCCSCTMLTAISMSAIATNGVVPAGGAYFMISRSLGPEFGGAVGLCFYLGTTFASAMYILGAIEIFLKYLVPQAAIFHATDPGSSDSAMLNNMRVYGSLCLSLMAVVVFVGVKYVNKLASLFLACVIISIVSIYAGALKSISHPPEFPICMLGNRTLVRDSFDVCAKTVIKGNITEPSQLWEHFCLPGNMSTAQCDDYFIQNNVTEIQGIPGLSSGIIKENMWSDYMQKGEILEKVGLSSVDAHGSVETFFMYVSADIATSFTLLVGIFFPSATGIMAGSNRSGDLKDAQKSIPVGTILAIATTSLVYFSSVVLFGSCIEGVVLRDKFGDAVRKNLVVGTLSWPSPWVIVIGSFFSTVGAGLQSLTGAPRLLQAIAKDNIIPFLRVFGHGKSNGEPTWALLLTGLIAELGILIASLDMVAPILSMFFLMCYLFVNLACAVQTLLRTPNWRPRFRYYHWALSFLGMSMCLALMFISSWYYAIVAMVIAGMIYKYIEYQGAEKEWGDGIRGLSLSAARYALLRLEVGPPHTKNWRPQLLVLLKLDEDLHVKYPRLLTFASQLKAGKGLTIVGSVIQGNFLDGYGELQAAEQAVKNMMEIERVKGFCQVVVSSKVREGIVHLIQSCGLGGMQHNTVVMGWPYGWRQSEDPRAWKTFINTVRCTTAAHLALMVPKNVSFYPSNHERFTDGNIDVWWIVHDGGMLMLLPFLLKQHKVWRKCNLRIFTVAQMDDNSIQMKKDLATFLYQLRIEAEVEVVEMDDSDISAYTYERTLMMEQRSQMLRQMRLSSAERQREAQLVKDRHSLVRMGSIYSDEEEEIVDIPAEKVHMTWTREKCEAEKKIRRKAPENFRELMSLKPDQSNVRRMHTAVKLNEVIVNKSHDARLVLLNMPGPPRNNDGDENYMEFLEVLTEGLERVLLVRGGGREVITIYS